A single Ignavibacteriales bacterium DNA region contains:
- a CDS encoding trypsin-like peptidase domain-containing protein → MKKTFFIPVFFFLIIPIAACNFSGDDDKVYTESQRTADLDRANDEISKSRRNIITETVAKSSPAVVGINVTEVRQFRDPFFSPFFEDPFFRQFFGDRTYSQKVKSLGSGFLISANGYILTNDHVAGNATEIVVTLTNGKHYNAKVVGSDPVSDICLIKIEGEDFPFIPLGNSDDVIIGEWVIALGNPFGLFDLNNKPTVTVGVISATGMNLNRVENRYYLNMIQTDAAINGGNSGGPLVNSLGEVIGMNTIIFTSGQSQGSIGLSFAIPINKVKKIIDELKEKGKIDRDFTTGLTVQNIDEALAKYFKLDDTKGVIITKIRRNSSADNAGLKPGDVIIQIDDYKIDNETTLIGVLQEYRTGQSVTFSILRDGKTETYKMKLEKN, encoded by the coding sequence ATGAAAAAGACATTTTTTATCCCGGTTTTCTTCTTTTTGATAATACCCATTGCGGCCTGCAATTTTTCAGGTGATGACGATAAAGTTTATACGGAAAGTCAGAGGACTGCCGATCTGGATAGGGCAAATGATGAAATTTCGAAATCCCGCAGAAATATCATAACTGAAACAGTGGCTAAATCCAGCCCCGCGGTGGTGGGTATTAACGTTACAGAAGTCCGCCAGTTCAGGGATCCCTTTTTCTCCCCCTTTTTTGAAGACCCGTTTTTCCGTCAGTTTTTCGGCGACAGAACGTACTCCCAGAAAGTAAAGAGCCTGGGTTCCGGTTTTCTTATTTCAGCAAACGGCTACATCCTCACCAATGATCATGTTGCCGGAAACGCGACTGAAATTGTGGTGACTCTGACCAATGGAAAACACTACAATGCGAAAGTGGTCGGGAGTGATCCTGTATCGGACATTTGTCTTATTAAAATAGAAGGTGAAGATTTTCCATTTATTCCGCTCGGTAACTCTGATGATGTGATCATCGGAGAATGGGTAATTGCTCTCGGCAACCCATTCGGACTCTTTGACCTTAACAATAAACCTACAGTGACAGTCGGTGTTATTTCCGCGACCGGAATGAACCTGAACCGGGTTGAAAACCGTTACTACCTGAATATGATTCAGACCGATGCTGCTATTAACGGCGGTAACAGCGGCGGACCGCTTGTGAACTCACTTGGTGAAGTTATCGGGATGAATACAATCATCTTCACCTCAGGACAGTCTCAGGGAAGTATCGGACTTAGTTTTGCAATTCCAATCAATAAAGTTAAAAAGATAATTGATGAACTGAAGGAAAAAGGGAAAATTGACCGTGACTTTACGACCGGACTGACTGTTCAGAATATTGATGAAGCACTTGCGAAGTATTTCAAACTGGATGATACCAAAGGAGTAATCATAACAAAAATACGACGAAACTCATCTGCCGATAACGCAGGTCTGAAGCCGGGTGATGTGATTATCCAGATTGATGATTATAAGATTGATAACGAAACAACTCTGATAGGTGTTCTGCAGGAGTACCGGACAGGCCAGTCTGTAACCTTTTCCATACTTCGTGACGGAAAAACAGAAACTTATAAAATGAAACTGGAGAAGAATTAA
- a CDS encoding adenylosuccinate lyase: MIDRYSRPEISAVWSDDFKYKTWLSIEILACEKRAQSGEIPQEDLDTIKEKANFDIARILEIEETTNHDVIAFLTNVAEYVGPASRHIHYGMTSSDVLDTALSYQMKTAGEILLRELHTLKESLQKRAVEHKNTLCIGRTHGIHAEPVTMGLKFALWYEETKRNIVRLEQAVKNISFGKISGAVGTFDHLDPDVEEYVCEGMGLSPAPISTQVLQRDRHAEYITVLAIIGGTLEKIATEIRHLQKTEVLEAEEFFSKGQKGSSAMPHKRNPITCERIAGMARILRGNATAALENISLWHERDITHSSVERVIIPDSTILLDYMLAKTIQLIDNLLIYPDNMLKNLNKTRGLVFSQRVLLRLVEKGLTREAAYKAVQTAAMTVWRDESKNMKDELCADESVMSFITKGELEEIFNPDNLLRNIDKIFERTIHS; the protein is encoded by the coding sequence ATGATTGACCGGTATTCCCGTCCTGAAATTAGCGCAGTCTGGTCAGATGACTTTAAGTATAAAACCTGGCTCAGTATTGAGATTCTTGCGTGTGAAAAGCGTGCACAGTCAGGTGAGATACCTCAGGAAGATCTGGATACGATTAAGGAGAAAGCTAATTTTGATATAGCAAGAATACTCGAAATTGAGGAAACGACCAATCATGATGTAATAGCGTTTCTGACCAATGTTGCAGAATATGTGGGTCCTGCCTCACGTCATATACATTACGGAATGACTTCCTCTGATGTGCTTGATACTGCACTCTCCTATCAGATGAAAACTGCCGGTGAAATTCTCCTCAGAGAATTACACACACTTAAAGAAAGCCTGCAAAAAAGAGCGGTTGAACACAAGAATACCCTCTGTATCGGCAGAACACACGGCATTCACGCAGAACCCGTAACCATGGGACTGAAGTTTGCTCTCTGGTATGAAGAAACAAAAAGAAATATCGTCCGACTCGAACAGGCAGTAAAAAATATATCATTCGGGAAGATCTCCGGAGCAGTCGGAACGTTCGATCACCTTGATCCTGATGTTGAGGAGTATGTATGTGAAGGAATGGGTCTGAGCCCGGCTCCGATTTCTACTCAGGTGCTGCAGCGTGACCGGCATGCCGAGTATATAACTGTTCTTGCCATCATCGGAGGAACATTGGAAAAAATAGCCACGGAGATACGGCATCTGCAGAAAACCGAAGTATTGGAAGCAGAAGAGTTTTTCTCCAAAGGGCAGAAGGGGTCGAGTGCAATGCCTCATAAAAGAAATCCGATAACCTGCGAAAGAATTGCGGGAATGGCAAGAATTCTGCGCGGTAATGCAACTGCCGCTCTGGAGAATATATCGCTCTGGCATGAAAGAGATATTACTCACTCCTCCGTTGAAAGGGTTATCATCCCCGACTCCACCATTCTGCTTGATTATATGCTTGCCAAGACAATACAGCTGATTGATAATCTTCTGATATACCCCGACAATATGCTGAAGAATTTAAACAAAACCAGGGGTCTGGTCTTTAGTCAGCGGGTCCTTTTGCGATTGGTTGAAAAGGGACTTACCAGAGAAGCTGCTTATAAGGCCGTGCAGACCGCTGCCATGACTGTCTGGAGAGATGAATCCAAAAATATGAAAGATGAACTCTGTGCTGATGAATCAGTAATGAGTTTTATAACAAAAGGTGAACTGGAAGAGATCTTTAATCCGGATAATCTTCTCAGGAATATTGATAAGATATTTGAAAGAACCATTCATTCATAA
- the nuoE gene encoding NADH-quinone oxidoreductase subunit NuoE: MFPDFYKIYPPNEKSSLIPLLQDTQDVYGYLSEEQMKLIARYTAIPLSRVYGVATFYNQFRLKPLGKNIIRVCRGTACHVKNSSGVLYALEVQLGIKAGDTTRDKNFTIEVVNCIGACSIAPVITINEEYYGRLAVKEVAGIIKKFMAKANTPAKVAVKAGEEAC, encoded by the coding sequence ATGTTTCCTGATTTTTATAAAATATACCCCCCCAACGAGAAAAGCTCACTTATTCCATTATTGCAGGATACCCAGGATGTTTATGGCTATCTGTCTGAAGAACAGATGAAACTTATTGCCAGATATACTGCAATACCACTGAGCAGGGTTTATGGAGTCGCTACTTTTTACAATCAGTTCCGCCTGAAACCACTCGGAAAAAATATCATCCGGGTCTGCCGCGGCACTGCGTGTCATGTTAAAAACTCATCGGGTGTGCTTTATGCACTCGAAGTCCAGCTCGGCATCAAAGCAGGTGACACCACACGAGACAAGAATTTTACCATTGAAGTGGTAAACTGCATTGGTGCCTGTAGCATTGCTCCGGTAATCACCATAAACGAAGAGTATTATGGCAGACTTGCTGTAAAAGAAGTAGCCGGCATCATAAAGAAATTTATGGCAAAGGCGAATACACCCGCTAAAGTTGCTGTTAAAGCAGGGGAGGAAGCATGCTAA